One Antiquaquibacter oligotrophicus genomic region harbors:
- the kdpC gene encoding potassium-transporting ATPase subunit KdpC — protein sequence MKTLRQSWTALRALLILTLVLGLVYPLAITAIAQLGFGDRANGQLVRVDGEVVGSAIIGQSFTDAEGAALPEWFQSRPSAAGSGYDGGASSGSNYGPENEDLIAAIAERRDAIGELDGAAAAEIPADAVTASASGLDPHISPEYARLQVPRVAEARGLDEPAVAKLVESMIQGRDLGYLGEPTVNVLQLNIALAEMDK from the coding sequence ATGAAGACACTGCGTCAGTCTTGGACCGCACTGCGTGCCCTGCTCATCCTCACGCTTGTGCTCGGCCTCGTGTATCCGCTCGCGATCACCGCGATCGCTCAGCTCGGGTTCGGTGACCGGGCGAACGGGCAGCTCGTGCGCGTCGACGGCGAGGTCGTCGGTTCGGCGATCATCGGACAGTCGTTTACGGATGCCGAGGGCGCTGCACTCCCGGAGTGGTTCCAGTCGCGGCCCTCCGCCGCAGGCTCCGGCTACGACGGCGGCGCCTCGAGCGGCTCCAACTACGGACCGGAAAACGAGGACCTCATCGCGGCCATCGCCGAGCGTCGGGACGCGATCGGCGAGCTCGATGGCGCAGCCGCCGCCGAGATCCCCGCGGATGCGGTGACCGCGTCCGCGTCGGGTCTCGACCCGCACATCAGCCCCGAGTACGCGAGGTTGCAAGTGCCTCGCGTGGCCGAGGCTCGCGGCCTCGACGAGCCCGCCGTCGCCAAACTCGTGGAGTCTATGATTCAGGGACGTGACCTCGGTTACCTGGGCGAGCCGACCGTCAACGTGCTGCAGTTGAACATCGCACTCGCGGAAATGGACAAGTAG
- the kdpA gene encoding potassium-transporting ATPase subunit KdpA, whose protein sequence is MAAWMLVAQLATIALVLAVLYRPLGDYLAAVYQSPRHLAVERGFYRVIGVRADAEQSQPAYVRSVLAFSLVGILAVYALQRVQQVLPYSLGLPPTSEHLAFNTAISFVTNTNWQSYSPDVTLGYAVQLTGLAVQNFLSAAVGLAVAIALFRGFAYRNSGTIGNFWVDLTRGTLRVLLPFSALVAIVLVAGGVIQNFAGFQDVTTITGATQTLPGGPVASQEAIKILGTNGGGFFNANSAHPFENPTPWTSMVQIILMLAIPFALPRTFGRIVGDNRQGYAVAAVMGILYVVSVSLMTWAESVGAGTAPQLAGGAMEGKETRFGIVGSTIFGTTSTITSTGAVNSMHDSYTSLGGGMALVNMMLGEVAPGGVGAGMYGLLVVAVIAVFIAGLMVGRTPEYLGKKIGAREIKLASLYILTTPTLVLVGTALSFAIPGVREDVESTSIWNPGIHGFSEVLYAFTSAANNNGSAFAGLTANTPWLNTALGVAMLLGRFLPIVFVLALAGSLAAQDALPSTSGTLPTHRPQFVGLLIGTIVIVSALTYFPVLALGPLAEGLN, encoded by the coding sequence ATGGCCGCGTGGATGCTCGTCGCCCAGCTCGCGACGATCGCGCTCGTCCTCGCGGTGCTCTACCGACCCCTCGGCGACTACCTCGCCGCGGTCTATCAGTCGCCGCGTCACCTTGCGGTCGAGCGCGGCTTCTACCGCGTGATTGGCGTACGAGCGGACGCGGAGCAGAGCCAGCCCGCCTACGTGCGCTCCGTGCTCGCGTTCTCCCTCGTCGGCATCCTCGCCGTCTACGCGCTTCAGCGTGTGCAGCAGGTTCTGCCGTACTCGCTTGGGCTGCCACCCACGAGTGAGCACCTCGCCTTCAACACCGCTATCTCCTTCGTCACGAACACCAACTGGCAGTCCTACTCGCCGGATGTCACCCTCGGTTACGCCGTGCAACTGACAGGTCTCGCGGTACAGAACTTTCTCTCCGCGGCCGTCGGTCTCGCCGTGGCGATCGCCCTCTTCCGGGGTTTCGCCTACCGGAACTCCGGCACGATCGGAAACTTCTGGGTCGACCTCACACGCGGCACCCTCCGAGTGCTTCTTCCGTTCTCGGCGCTCGTCGCCATCGTGCTCGTCGCGGGCGGTGTCATCCAGAACTTCGCCGGATTCCAGGACGTCACGACCATCACCGGCGCCACTCAGACTCTGCCCGGCGGACCGGTGGCCTCGCAGGAGGCCATCAAGATCCTCGGCACCAACGGTGGTGGGTTCTTCAACGCGAACTCGGCGCACCCCTTCGAGAACCCCACCCCGTGGACCTCGATGGTGCAGATCATCCTCATGCTCGCGATCCCGTTCGCGCTGCCCCGCACCTTCGGTCGCATCGTGGGTGATAACCGCCAGGGTTACGCGGTTGCCGCGGTCATGGGCATCCTCTACGTCGTCTCGGTCAGCCTCATGACGTGGGCGGAGTCGGTCGGCGCTGGCACCGCACCGCAGTTGGCTGGCGGAGCCATGGAGGGCAAGGAAACACGCTTCGGCATCGTCGGATCAACCATCTTCGGCACGACCTCGACGATCACCTCGACGGGTGCCGTCAATTCGATGCACGACAGCTACACCTCTCTCGGCGGGGGAATGGCGCTCGTCAACATGATGCTCGGCGAAGTGGCACCCGGCGGGGTCGGCGCTGGCATGTACGGCCTGCTCGTTGTCGCGGTCATCGCGGTCTTTATCGCGGGTCTCATGGTGGGTCGCACTCCCGAGTACCTCGGCAAAAAGATCGGCGCGCGCGAAATCAAACTCGCGAGCCTGTACATCCTTACGACGCCGACACTGGTGCTCGTGGGGACCGCCCTGAGCTTCGCCATCCCGGGGGTGCGGGAGGACGTCGAGTCGACGTCGATCTGGAACCCCGGCATCCACGGCTTCAGCGAGGTCCTCTACGCGTTTACGTCGGCCGCCAACAACAACGGCTCGGCCTTCGCGGGTCTCACGGCGAACACTCCGTGGCTCAACACCGCTCTGGGTGTCGCGATGCTCCTCGGCCGCTTCCTGCCGATCGTGTTTGTTCTCGCCCTCGCCGGCTCACTCGCCGCCCAGGATGCACTGCCCTCCACATCGGGCACGCTCCCGACGCACAGGCCGCAGTTCGTCGGCCTCCTCATCGGCACGATCGTCATCGTGTCGGCGCTCACCTACTTCCCCGTACTCGCGCTAGGACCCCTAGCGGAAGGACTGAACTGA
- the kdpF gene encoding K(+)-transporting ATPase subunit F, with protein sequence MIVFEIVAALLALGAIAYLLVALLKPERF encoded by the coding sequence GTGATCGTCTTCGAGATCGTCGCCGCCCTGCTCGCCCTCGGTGCGATCGCCTACCTGCTTGTCGCCCTTCTGAAGCCGGAGCGCTTCTGA
- a CDS encoding GntR family transcriptional regulator yields the protein MLATTPTGIRADYPEPLWVQAAELITKEITSGALKPGSRLPPERELCIQLDISRVTLRKALNKLVEDGLLEASHGRGWYVATTAMSKEWPNSLESFSETARRMGLSATSRVLTSTTYPATIDEAEEFLIAPGTRMFSLDRVRLLDGVPTAIDYATIPLHLVPGFESIDFTTTSLYEQLQLAGITPVRADSTIEAREADEYAAKHLDIGVGKPLLVMHQRVVDATDKPVFASKIQYSGERYRLRTFFARRR from the coding sequence ATGCTCGCCACCACGCCGACCGGAATCCGCGCGGACTATCCGGAGCCGCTGTGGGTTCAAGCCGCGGAGCTCATCACCAAGGAGATCACCAGCGGCGCGCTCAAGCCGGGTTCACGGCTCCCCCCGGAACGAGAGCTCTGCATCCAGCTCGACATCAGCAGGGTCACCCTGCGCAAGGCGCTCAACAAACTCGTCGAGGATGGTCTGCTCGAGGCATCCCACGGTCGCGGTTGGTATGTCGCGACTACGGCGATGAGCAAGGAGTGGCCGAACAGCCTCGAGTCCTTCTCGGAGACGGCGCGGCGGATGGGACTGTCCGCTACATCGCGGGTGCTGACCTCCACGACCTACCCCGCCACTATCGATGAGGCGGAGGAGTTCCTCATCGCACCGGGCACGCGGATGTTCTCGCTCGATCGCGTTCGGCTGCTCGACGGTGTCCCCACCGCCATCGACTACGCCACAATCCCGCTACATCTCGTACCGGGTTTCGAGTCGATCGACTTCACGACGACGTCCCTCTACGAACAACTTCAGCTCGCGGGAATCACACCCGTTCGAGCCGACTCGACTATTGAAGCTCGTGAGGCCGACGAGTACGCCGCGAAGCACCTCGACATCGGGGTCGGAAAACCGCTCCTCGTCATGCACCAACGTGTCGTGGACGCGACGGATAAACCCGTGTTCGCTTCCAAGATCCAGTACTCCGGCGAGCGGTATCGCCTACGTACCTTCTTCGCGCGCCGCCGTTAG
- a CDS encoding carbohydrate ABC transporter permease codes for MSTQTNRLHSTVTHALLLVFVVLAIGPILVVIMNSFKTTEGIFSGPFLPPNADTFNLAGYENVFKRGEFFLNYQNSLIVTLATVVVTIVFATLAAYALTEYKVRITPLLSGFFIIGIMLPIRLGTVPILQTMISWGIIDTLLALVLVYTAMSLPLAVALMMTYFRSVPNELKEAARVDGAGEFRTLGITLPLVRPGLAAVASITMLPVWNDLWFPLILAPSRENQTVTLGVQQFVGQFQSDYPALLAALTLGAVPLIVLFTVFSRQFIQGLSAGYGK; via the coding sequence ATGTCGACACAGACCAACAGGCTCCACAGCACTGTCACCCACGCGCTTCTTCTTGTGTTCGTTGTGCTCGCCATCGGACCGATCCTCGTCGTGATCATGAACTCGTTCAAGACGACGGAGGGAATCTTCTCCGGGCCGTTCCTGCCGCCGAATGCAGACACGTTCAACCTCGCCGGGTACGAGAACGTGTTCAAGCGAGGCGAGTTCTTCCTCAACTACCAGAACAGTCTCATCGTGACCCTCGCGACCGTGGTCGTAACGATCGTGTTCGCGACGCTCGCGGCCTACGCTCTGACCGAATACAAGGTGCGCATCACGCCCCTGTTGTCGGGCTTCTTCATCATCGGCATCATGCTGCCCATCCGACTCGGCACGGTCCCGATCCTGCAGACAATGATCTCCTGGGGCATCATCGACACCCTCCTGGCGCTTGTGCTCGTCTACACGGCGATGAGTCTGCCGCTCGCCGTGGCCCTCATGATGACGTACTTTCGGTCGGTGCCGAACGAGCTCAAAGAAGCGGCTCGCGTGGACGGAGCCGGGGAGTTCCGCACCCTCGGGATCACGCTGCCGCTGGTTCGCCCCGGGCTTGCTGCCGTGGCATCCATCACCATGCTGCCGGTCTGGAATGACCTCTGGTTCCCTCTGATCCTCGCTCCGTCACGCGAGAACCAAACCGTCACCCTCGGTGTGCAGCAATTCGTAGGGCAGTTCCAGAGCGACTACCCCGCGCTTCTCGCCGCACTCACACTCGGAGCTGTGCCCCTCATCGTGCTGTTCACCGTGTTCTCGCGCCAGTTCATCCAGGGCCTCAGTGCGGGCTACGGGAAGTAG
- a CDS encoding carbohydrate ABC transporter permease — MKRTATSYRYLALFVLPALAVYVLFSVYPLISSVFLSFFDSDDKAAGQQFIGFDNYVYLFTNPTTSERFWNALGNNVEFFLIHLLVELPIGLLMAALLTSGVLRKSTGAYRTLLFIPATLSVVIVGFIWRLLISPLWGVVDFPLLGNELTALPTISLMSVWQYIGIPMIFLYTALLAIPHDILEAAKIDGARGWTTFWKIKFPLIAPQFGLIVILTYIWTFNGFDIIYALNGSAPGPNYSTDILGTLFYRTFFGSSGQVANLDLGATVATVIFFIILVVTAVYFFVLQRRLKTYEL; from the coding sequence ATGAAACGCACAGCGACCAGCTACCGATACCTCGCCCTGTTCGTCCTGCCCGCGCTCGCGGTCTACGTATTGTTCTCGGTGTATCCGCTTATCAGCTCGGTGTTCCTGAGCTTCTTCGACTCCGACGACAAGGCAGCGGGTCAGCAGTTCATCGGCTTCGACAATTACGTCTACCTCTTCACCAACCCGACCACGAGCGAGCGCTTCTGGAACGCGCTCGGCAACAACGTCGAGTTCTTCCTCATCCACCTCCTCGTCGAGCTGCCCATCGGCCTGCTCATGGCGGCACTTCTCACGTCGGGGGTTCTGCGTAAGTCGACGGGCGCGTACCGCACGCTGCTCTTCATCCCCGCCACCCTGTCGGTGGTCATCGTCGGGTTCATCTGGCGGCTGCTCATCAGCCCGCTCTGGGGTGTCGTCGACTTCCCCCTCCTCGGCAACGAGCTCACGGCGCTGCCGACCATCTCCCTGATGTCCGTCTGGCAGTACATCGGGATTCCGATGATCTTCCTCTACACAGCGCTGCTCGCCATCCCCCACGACATCCTGGAGGCGGCGAAGATCGACGGTGCGCGCGGCTGGACGACGTTCTGGAAGATCAAGTTTCCGCTCATTGCGCCGCAGTTCGGCCTCATCGTGATCCTGACGTACATCTGGACGTTCAACGGCTTCGACATCATCTACGCCCTCAACGGCTCAGCGCCAGGCCCCAACTACTCGACCGACATCCTCGGCACGCTGTTCTATCGCACGTTCTTCGGCTCGAGCGGTCAGGTCGCGAACCTCGACCTCGGCGCGACGGTGGCGACCGTGATCTTTTTCATCATCCTCGTCGTGACGGCTGTGTATTTCTTCGTACTGCAGCGTCGACTCAAGACCTACGAGCTCTAG
- a CDS encoding ABC transporter substrate-binding protein, with protein MRSRLAPIAAIAVTAMGLALAGCAGGGADSGDTTKLVLGSWRTEDIAMWEDEILPAFHEANPDIEVEFAATDTNDYNAAIQSQVAGGNAPDLITCRPFDVNRAWIEDGYFDDLTGLEALDSFTPTALAAWTGADDAPYCVPVASVLAGFYYNKAIFDELGLEVPTTQAEFVDVLQAVKDNGKYTPLALGSADGWQLAYNVLYSMGPNYWKGEEGRLGLIDGTQKLTDPDFVAAFQAVDDLKPYLPSGFEAITYDDMGQLFNLGQAAIIPDGSWNINQLTSTGLDVGVFGAPVPEAGDQRYQQEMPDMAIGLSADSKNKEAAKVFLNWLTSDDFLSIFVNKLPGFFAMTTDAPSYDNPLAQEFSDLKTDAELTPRLALDRLSAGTPPLDDEIWVALQEMYAGTLTPDTATAQLQADLESWYVPAG; from the coding sequence ATGCGTTCACGACTTGCACCAATCGCAGCGATCGCCGTCACAGCAATGGGCCTAGCGCTGGCCGGATGTGCCGGAGGCGGAGCCGACAGCGGAGATACCACCAAGCTGGTTCTGGGTAGCTGGCGCACCGAGGACATCGCCATGTGGGAGGACGAGATCCTCCCCGCGTTCCACGAGGCAAACCCCGACATCGAAGTGGAGTTCGCCGCGACAGATACCAACGACTACAACGCGGCCATCCAGTCCCAGGTCGCTGGCGGAAACGCCCCAGACCTCATCACCTGCCGTCCCTTCGACGTCAACAGGGCCTGGATCGAGGACGGCTACTTCGACGACCTCACCGGTCTCGAGGCGCTCGATTCCTTTACGCCGACGGCCCTCGCAGCGTGGACGGGTGCGGATGACGCGCCCTACTGCGTGCCCGTGGCATCCGTGCTCGCCGGCTTCTACTACAACAAGGCGATCTTCGATGAGCTCGGCCTCGAGGTACCGACCACGCAGGCGGAGTTCGTCGACGTGCTGCAGGCCGTCAAGGACAACGGTAAGTACACCCCGCTCGCGCTCGGCTCGGCCGACGGCTGGCAGCTGGCCTACAACGTGCTCTACAGCATGGGCCCGAACTACTGGAAGGGCGAAGAAGGTCGTCTCGGCCTCATCGACGGCACCCAGAAGCTCACCGATCCCGACTTCGTTGCGGCCTTCCAGGCAGTCGACGACCTCAAGCCCTATCTTCCGAGCGGATTCGAGGCCATCACCTACGACGACATGGGCCAGCTCTTCAACCTCGGTCAGGCGGCGATCATCCCCGATGGCTCCTGGAACATCAACCAGCTGACCTCCACCGGGCTCGACGTCGGTGTCTTCGGCGCCCCGGTGCCCGAGGCTGGTGACCAGCGGTACCAGCAGGAAATGCCGGACATGGCCATCGGCCTGAGCGCTGACAGCAAGAACAAGGAGGCCGCGAAAGTGTTCCTCAACTGGCTGACGTCCGACGACTTCCTGTCGATCTTCGTGAACAAGCTCCCCGGCTTCTTCGCGATGACCACGGATGCCCCGAGCTACGACAACCCGCTCGCGCAGGAGTTCTCCGATCTCAAGACGGATGCCGAACTCACGCCGCGACTGGCTCTCGACCGATTGAGCGCAGGAACCCCGCCGCTCGATGACGAGATCTGGGTCGCCCTGCAGGAGATGTACGCAGGAACCCTGACCCCGGACACCGCCACGGCGCAACTCCAGGCGGATCTCGAGTCCTGGTACGTACCCGCGGGCTGA
- a CDS encoding Gfo/Idh/MocA family protein, which produces MVGIGILGSGFISDQYVDGLQDVRNAQLVANYSRSMERAIDFAERWKGPWGPIPRQYDDIEALCADPAVDLVIIALPNEIHVEAVRLAARHGKGIICTKPLARTGPEAKQILDIVDETGVWAAYAECSVFSPNIVKAYDMVKAGGIGELLTMRAREGHSGPHAPHFWDAETAGGGALLDMGCHTVESARHFFGKDNPVTEVWAWGATMVHGDKTTAEDVATAILKFAGGQVATVESSWIEKGGMQLRHEFVGTEGRLYTDSSATPVWGFVQNPVGYLVEKSDAETGWVYPVPEEARAYGFSQQFRHFVTAFEQGVEPDETFEDGYIVNCILDACYRSMKTGVWEPVVL; this is translated from the coding sequence GTGGTCGGGATCGGGATTCTGGGCTCTGGTTTCATCAGTGACCAGTACGTCGACGGTTTACAGGACGTGCGCAACGCGCAACTCGTGGCGAACTACTCACGCTCGATGGAGCGCGCCATCGACTTCGCCGAGAGATGGAAGGGGCCGTGGGGTCCGATTCCTCGGCAGTACGACGACATCGAGGCGCTCTGCGCGGATCCAGCCGTTGATCTCGTGATCATCGCTTTGCCCAATGAGATCCACGTTGAAGCAGTTCGGCTTGCTGCCCGGCACGGCAAGGGGATTATCTGCACCAAGCCGCTCGCGCGGACGGGCCCCGAAGCCAAGCAAATCCTCGACATCGTCGATGAGACGGGAGTCTGGGCGGCGTACGCCGAATGCTCCGTCTTTTCACCCAACATCGTCAAGGCATACGACATGGTGAAGGCCGGCGGGATCGGGGAGCTTCTCACCATGCGCGCCCGTGAGGGTCACTCCGGCCCACACGCCCCCCACTTCTGGGATGCCGAGACCGCAGGGGGCGGTGCTCTCCTCGACATGGGGTGCCATACCGTCGAGTCCGCGCGCCACTTCTTCGGCAAGGACAACCCGGTCACCGAGGTGTGGGCGTGGGGCGCGACCATGGTGCACGGGGACAAGACCACCGCCGAGGATGTCGCGACCGCGATCCTCAAGTTCGCGGGCGGACAGGTAGCGACGGTGGAGTCATCCTGGATCGAAAAGGGCGGCATGCAGCTGCGCCACGAGTTCGTGGGCACCGAGGGGCGCCTCTACACGGATAGCTCCGCCACACCGGTCTGGGGTTTCGTGCAGAACCCGGTCGGCTACCTGGTCGAGAAGTCAGATGCCGAGACGGGCTGGGTCTACCCCGTGCCCGAGGAGGCGCGTGCCTACGGTTTCTCCCAGCAGTTCCGGCATTTCGTCACGGCGTTCGAGCAGGGTGTCGAACCCGATGAGACGTTCGAGGATGGCTACATCGTCAACTGCATCCTCGATGCCTGCTACCGCTCGATGAAGACCGGCGTGTGGGAACCGGTGGTGCTGTGA
- a CDS encoding GntR family transcriptional regulator, which yields MTIVEPSTVRADHPDPLWLQAADYIRGDIVDGTLVEGMRLPPERELCARLAISRVTLRKALLALVDDGVLTASHGRGWYVASAPGAPSRANTDWSNSLESFSETARRMGLVASSRILRCEVAPATLDEAEELLIAPGTDLFHLSRVRMLGSVPIAIDDSRVPAELAPRLRDADFTHASLYEQLTAAGLDLHRADSSIEALSADGHLASHLAIDIGKPVLVMHQIVKNSDERPIFTSDIRYAGERYRLRTSFARSQKADHQ from the coding sequence GTGACCATCGTCGAACCATCGACCGTTCGCGCAGACCACCCTGATCCACTGTGGCTGCAGGCTGCCGACTACATCCGTGGGGATATCGTCGACGGAACTCTCGTCGAGGGAATGCGTCTACCCCCCGAGCGTGAGTTGTGCGCTCGGTTGGCGATCAGTCGAGTGACACTGCGCAAGGCCCTGCTTGCACTCGTCGACGATGGAGTGCTCACTGCGTCGCACGGTCGCGGATGGTACGTGGCATCCGCACCGGGAGCACCCTCCCGCGCCAACACCGACTGGTCCAACAGCCTGGAGTCGTTCAGTGAGACGGCGCGACGGATGGGTCTCGTGGCGTCCTCGCGCATCCTGCGCTGCGAGGTCGCGCCCGCGACCCTCGACGAGGCCGAGGAACTCCTCATCGCGCCCGGTACCGACCTCTTCCATCTCAGCAGGGTCCGGATGCTCGGCAGCGTGCCGATCGCGATCGACGACTCCCGCGTACCTGCCGAACTCGCTCCGCGACTCCGCGACGCCGACTTCACACACGCCTCCCTCTACGAACAGCTGACGGCCGCGGGTCTCGACCTGCACCGGGCTGACTCGTCGATCGAGGCGTTGAGTGCGGATGGGCACCTCGCCTCCCACCTCGCTATCGACATCGGCAAACCCGTGCTCGTTATGCACCAGATAGTCAAGAACTCCGACGAGCGGCCCATCTTCACGTCCGACATTCGTTACGCCGGGGAGCGTTACCGGCTGCGCACTTCCTTCGCCCGCTCACAGAAAGCAGACCATCAATGA
- a CDS encoding primary-amine oxidase, giving the protein MTSISKSLATLTAEEIAANTAILTRAGLAGSTVHYSYVGLVEPDKRELLSAGSADRRVRSMLIDMATNVSRDVVVSIAEDRVVSERVLDHAVDGQVPVVIEEFHLVEEVIHRNEKWLAAMHKRGLTDLSTLRVNPLSGGVLSEAETGRRIQRCFTFVQKTPDDLGWAHPVDGVTVMIDVVTREVLDVIDYVDLPVPQEDGNFHLSSWRGPDRQGLKPIEITQPEGPSFTLADDGTLSWAGWNLQVGFDQREGLVFHNITIDDEGVARPVIYRASIAEMMVPYGDPSPQRWFQNFFDCGEYLLGGFANSLELGCDCVGDITYLDAVVADNSGQARVIPQAICIHEEDTGILWKHFDNWNGSSISRRNRRLVVSFFVTVGNYDYGFYWYFGLDGQIEFEVKATGVVFTSAYPGEGYPFASELAPGLGAPYHQHLFSARLDMMVDGLSNSVDELEAVLVPRGPENPTGTGFTQTVTRLQRESDAQRLADNSKGRAWLVTNPGVKNRLGGSVGWVLLPEGKPVLLADEQSDIHKRATYSTKHLWVTEYEPNELYPAGDFVNLHPGGAGLPAWVAADRSVDNTDIVLWHTFGLTHFPRIEDWPIMPVDTCGFVLRPHGFFGRNPAMDIPETTSDHCSPGHDHSAHDHTANTQHENHGEH; this is encoded by the coding sequence ATGACCAGCATCAGCAAGTCCCTGGCCACCCTGACGGCCGAGGAGATCGCCGCCAACACGGCGATCCTCACGCGCGCGGGTCTCGCGGGGAGCACCGTGCACTACTCCTATGTCGGTCTTGTCGAGCCGGACAAGCGGGAACTGCTCTCGGCGGGTTCCGCCGATCGACGAGTGCGGTCGATGCTCATCGACATGGCGACCAATGTCTCCCGCGACGTCGTGGTGTCGATTGCCGAGGATCGTGTGGTCTCCGAGCGCGTGCTCGATCACGCCGTCGACGGACAGGTGCCGGTTGTGATCGAGGAGTTCCACCTCGTGGAGGAGGTCATCCACAGGAACGAGAAGTGGCTCGCCGCGATGCACAAACGCGGGCTCACCGACCTGTCGACGCTGCGCGTGAATCCGCTGTCCGGTGGGGTGTTGAGCGAAGCAGAGACCGGTCGTCGTATCCAGCGCTGCTTCACGTTCGTGCAGAAGACGCCGGACGACCTGGGATGGGCGCACCCCGTCGATGGCGTGACCGTGATGATCGACGTGGTCACACGGGAAGTACTTGACGTCATTGACTACGTCGACCTGCCCGTGCCCCAGGAGGACGGCAACTTCCACCTGTCCTCCTGGCGCGGACCGGACCGACAGGGACTCAAACCCATCGAGATCACGCAGCCGGAGGGTCCGAGCTTCACCCTCGCCGACGACGGCACCCTCTCGTGGGCCGGCTGGAACCTGCAGGTCGGGTTCGACCAGCGGGAGGGGCTGGTGTTCCACAACATCACGATCGACGACGAGGGAGTCGCCCGCCCGGTCATCTATCGGGCATCCATCGCGGAGATGATGGTTCCGTACGGCGACCCCAGCCCGCAGCGCTGGTTTCAGAACTTCTTCGACTGCGGAGAGTACCTGCTGGGGGGCTTCGCAAACTCGCTCGAGCTCGGATGCGACTGCGTGGGAGACATCACGTACCTGGACGCCGTCGTCGCCGACAACTCTGGGCAGGCCCGCGTCATCCCGCAGGCGATTTGCATTCACGAGGAGGACACCGGGATCCTCTGGAAGCACTTCGACAACTGGAACGGATCGAGCATCTCCCGGCGCAACCGTCGCCTCGTAGTGAGCTTTTTTGTCACCGTCGGCAATTACGACTACGGCTTCTACTGGTACTTCGGCCTCGACGGCCAGATCGAGTTCGAGGTCAAGGCGACGGGTGTGGTTTTCACCTCCGCGTACCCGGGAGAGGGGTACCCGTTCGCCTCGGAACTGGCCCCAGGGCTCGGTGCTCCGTACCACCAACATCTCTTCAGCGCTCGGCTCGACATGATGGTCGATGGCCTCTCCAACTCCGTCGACGAGCTCGAGGCAGTTCTGGTGCCCCGCGGCCCGGAGAATCCCACCGGCACCGGATTCACCCAGACGGTCACGCGCCTCCAGCGCGAGTCGGATGCCCAGAGACTGGCTGACAACTCGAAGGGCCGGGCCTGGCTCGTCACGAATCCGGGAGTGAAGAACCGTCTCGGTGGTTCCGTTGGTTGGGTGTTGCTGCCGGAGGGCAAGCCCGTGCTCCTCGCCGACGAGCAGTCCGACATCCACAAGCGCGCGACCTACTCCACTAAGCACCTGTGGGTGACGGAGTACGAGCCGAACGAGCTGTACCCGGCCGGTGACTTCGTGAACCTGCATCCGGGTGGAGCCGGACTGCCCGCGTGGGTGGCGGCCGACCGGAGTGTCGACAACACCGACATTGTGCTGTGGCACACGTTTGGTCTCACACACTTCCCCCGCATCGAAGACTGGCCGATCATGCCCGTCGACACGTGTGGATTCGTGCTGCGCCCGCACGGCTTTTTTGGCAGGAACCCTGCCATGGATATCCCGGAGACCACGTCGGACCACTGCTCGCCCGGCCACGACCACTCCGCACACGACCACACCGCCAACACCCAGCACGAGAACCACGGAGAACACTGA